One window from the genome of Salvelinus sp. IW2-2015 unplaced genomic scaffold, ASM291031v2 Un_scaffold16393, whole genome shotgun sequence encodes:
- the LOC112080614 gene encoding prostaglandin E synthase 2, whose protein sequence is MHCGRRLCKPKMSASRCNIFCRTGWYVLRVPVAKISLAVALSHFPSRCSARAYGTGGTTFGSKLISTLPLRATNRRVFGFAFLFGGGVGLYQTIKFSFQQHFAEDELPNLPNRQYRIPTNQGSDLTFATDLTFTLYQYKTCPHCSKVRAFLDYYGLPYTVVEVNPVMHTEIKWSSEYQKVPILMVEGKEIVQLNNSSVIISAMKTCMIDKERTMSEVVKYFPRLPSTNAWGNEVLEYTNKYWVMLNEIKITEVYTSKNARKEEVRWRQWADDWLVNRIKPNVYRTPAEALATYDHIVREGNFGSVPFAKYGGAFYMFWASKVLKIWYKLQDDVREDLYMAVNEWITAIGRKRKFMGGDKPNLADLAVYGVLRSMEDLEAFYDVMENTKVKKWYLATEKQVREHGGRNLCRKPLQNYHGITEF, encoded by the exons ATGCATTGTGGGAGAAGGTTGTGTAAACCAAAAATGTCAGCCTCGCGTTGCAACATTTTTTGTCGGACCGGTTGGTATGTTTTGCGGGTTCCGGTAGCCAAAATCAGCCTAGCAGTTGCACTATCTCATTTCCCGTCGAGGTGCAGTGCCAGGGCATATGGCACAGGCGGCACCACGTTTGGATCCAAACTCATCTCCACTCTCCCCCTGCGCGCAACCAACAGGCGCGTCTTTGGGTTCGCTTTTTTGTTCGGAGGGGGAGTCGGCTTGTATCAAACCATAAAATTCTCATTTCAACAGCATTTTGCAGAGGATGAATTGCCCAAT CTCCCCAATCGCCAATATCGCATCCCCACAAACCAGGGCTCCGACCTGACGTTTGCCACCGACTTAACGTTTACCTTATACCAGTACAAGACCTGTCCACACTGCAGCAAAGTGCGGGCATTCCTCGACTACTATGGTCTTCCATATACGGTTGTGGAAGTCAACCCTGTCATGCACACGGAGATCAAATGGTCGTCGGAGTACCAAAAGGTGCCCATTCTTATGGTGGAGGGGAAAGAAATTGTG CAACTGAACAACTCATCTGTCATTATCAGTGCAATGAAGACGTGCATGATTGACAA AGAAAGAACGATGTCAGAGGTTGTAAAGTACTTTCCGAGACTCCCGTCTACCAATGCCTGGGGGAATGAGGTTCTGGAGTACACTAACAAATACTGGGTGATGTTGAATGAGATTAAGATCACTGAGGTATACACATCTAAAAATGCCAGAAA GGAGGAGGTACGATGGCGTCAGTGGGCCGATGACTGGCTCGTGAATCGAATAAAGCCTAATGTGTACAGGACTCCCGCTGAGGCCTTAGCCACCTATGACCACATAGTGCGTGAGGGCAACTTTGGTTCTGTTCCTTTTGCCAAGTATGGAGGGGCCTTCTATATGTTCTGGGCCTCCAAGGTCCTGAAAATCTG GTACAAGTTACAGGACGATGTCAGGGAAGATTTgtacatggctgtgaatgagtgGATAACAGCTATTGGGAGGAAGAGGAAATTCATGGGTGGTGACAAACCCAACCTCGCTGATCTG GCGGTGTATGGAGTCCTCCGATCCATGGAGGACCTGGAGGCCTTTTACGACGTGATGGAGAACACCAAGGTGAAGAAGTGGTATCTGGCCACAGAGAAACAAGTGAGGGAGCACGGTGGTCGGAACCTATGTAGAAAACCACTGCAGAACTATCATGGCATAACTGAGTTCTAG